A DNA window from Maribellus comscasis contains the following coding sequences:
- a CDS encoding GH92 family glycosyl hydrolase, producing the protein MSISTKTKTTVAAITLLIAFGCQSISDKNQNGIEDLTVYVNPFIGTHKEGHTFPGACLPFGMVQLSPDNGYKGVKAYNYAEESILGFSHTHLSGTGPYTLTNYNNFLVMPTVGELKVFPGVKKDPDRLARQNAEEILDNLSVAEQQEIEQMSSQEREQKYNALFQNEKQKVLDELEKQGYDIFKKIKGYESDYRHDEEEASPGYYAVNLKDYNIKAELTATKRAGFHRYTFPETGQGHIIIDVTHSITPGRDASVEILNETQMEGYVTGDMEGNYTRPLTCYFFAEFNKPFTSFGTWSEENIYHNLNEISGDKGVGAFVNYSTTQNEQVLLKVGISFVSIEGAKKNLEAEIPHWSFDQVREEANDTWNKKLHKIEVQGGTEDQKTSLYTSVYHALMFPRTFSDADGKYYSHFDNSVHKMEGGDYYVDFSLWDTYRAEHPLLAYLEPEKQNEMIRTLLEMYDQGGRLPLYVSYKNYYMKVMIGDHATSVITDSYMKGIRDYDVEKAYEAMRKNATEPGEKESSRTGLEYYVNLGYTPVDRVRESVSVTMEYAYDDWCLAEMAKALGKTGDVQLFSERARSYENLYDKSTGFMRPKKVDGSWLVMCTEAPEIIRTRENQYYSCFDPLWVGVSPSRYYTESNAWQYLWHVPHDVQGLINLMGGEENFVNKLDTLFTMTPDETGPEYAPLYSKIGQYVHGNEPGHHVAYLYNYAGEPWKTQKWVHQIMKQKYLAAPDGLCGNDDMGQMSAWYIFSAMGFYPVAPGQNVFAMGTPLFEELTLDLGEFYNGNKFTVKARNVSDENFYIQSATLNGESYNNAWISHEDIVQGGTLVFEMGPQPNKKWGSSLAEKPPSMSEK; encoded by the coding sequence ATGAGTATTTCAACTAAAACTAAAACAACGGTTGCAGCTATAACACTGCTAATTGCATTTGGATGCCAGAGTATCTCTGATAAAAACCAAAACGGTATTGAAGATTTAACTGTTTATGTCAATCCTTTTATCGGGACACACAAAGAGGGACATACCTTTCCCGGGGCATGTCTGCCATTTGGGATGGTGCAACTGAGCCCCGACAACGGTTACAAAGGAGTAAAGGCATACAATTATGCAGAGGAATCAATTTTGGGGTTTAGCCATACCCACCTGAGCGGAACAGGCCCGTATACGCTGACCAACTACAACAATTTTTTGGTTATGCCCACTGTGGGTGAGTTAAAAGTTTTTCCGGGAGTAAAAAAAGACCCCGACAGATTAGCGCGGCAAAATGCTGAAGAGATATTGGATAATCTTTCCGTTGCGGAACAGCAGGAAATAGAGCAAATGTCGTCTCAGGAAAGAGAACAAAAATATAATGCGCTTTTTCAGAACGAAAAACAAAAAGTGTTGGACGAATTGGAAAAGCAGGGCTACGATATTTTTAAAAAGATCAAAGGATATGAATCTGATTACCGTCACGATGAAGAAGAAGCCAGTCCGGGGTATTATGCCGTTAATCTGAAGGACTACAACATCAAAGCGGAACTGACTGCAACCAAACGTGCCGGCTTTCACCGGTATACTTTTCCTGAAACCGGCCAAGGTCATATCATCATTGATGTAACCCATTCGATTACCCCCGGTCGTGATGCTTCTGTTGAAATCCTGAACGAAACCCAAATGGAAGGTTACGTAACCGGAGACATGGAAGGTAATTATACTCGCCCGCTCACCTGTTACTTTTTTGCGGAGTTTAACAAACCATTCACTTCATTCGGAACATGGAGCGAAGAAAATATTTACCACAACCTAAATGAAATTTCAGGCGACAAGGGTGTTGGCGCTTTTGTCAATTATTCAACAACCCAAAACGAGCAGGTTTTACTAAAAGTGGGGATTTCTTTTGTTAGTATAGAAGGAGCCAAAAAGAATCTGGAAGCCGAAATACCACACTGGAGTTTTGACCAGGTCAGGGAAGAAGCAAATGACACTTGGAATAAAAAGCTTCATAAAATAGAAGTTCAGGGAGGCACGGAAGATCAGAAAACCAGTCTTTATACCTCTGTTTATCATGCGCTGATGTTTCCGCGAACCTTTTCGGATGCGGATGGCAAATATTACAGTCACTTTGATAATTCGGTGCATAAAATGGAGGGTGGCGATTATTATGTCGATTTTTCGCTTTGGGATACCTATCGTGCAGAGCATCCCCTGTTGGCTTATCTTGAACCGGAAAAACAAAATGAAATGATTCGTACGCTTTTGGAAATGTACGATCAGGGCGGACGGCTTCCTTTGTATGTGAGTTACAAAAATTATTACATGAAGGTGATGATTGGCGATCATGCAACTTCAGTAATTACGGACTCTTATATGAAGGGGATTCGCGATTATGATGTTGAAAAAGCTTATGAAGCGATGCGGAAAAATGCAACGGAGCCGGGAGAGAAAGAGAGCAGCCGAACGGGCCTGGAATACTATGTGAACCTTGGTTATACTCCGGTGGACAGAGTTCGCGAGTCGGTTTCGGTTACGATGGAATATGCTTACGATGACTGGTGCCTCGCGGAAATGGCCAAAGCTTTGGGTAAAACCGGTGATGTTCAGTTGTTTTCAGAAAGAGCACGCAGTTACGAGAATTTATATGACAAATCAACTGGTTTTATGCGCCCGAAAAAAGTCGATGGCTCGTGGCTTGTGATGTGCACAGAAGCCCCTGAAATTATTCGCACCAGAGAAAACCAATACTACAGTTGTTTTGATCCGCTTTGGGTAGGTGTAAGTCCAAGTCGCTATTATACGGAATCAAATGCCTGGCAGTATTTGTGGCATGTGCCTCACGATGTGCAGGGTTTGATAAATTTAATGGGCGGAGAAGAGAATTTTGTAAATAAACTGGATACACTTTTTACAATGACACCCGATGAAACCGGTCCGGAATACGCGCCGCTTTACAGTAAAATCGGGCAGTATGTGCATGGAAACGAGCCCGGGCATCATGTGGCTTATTTGTATAATTATGCCGGCGAACCCTGGAAAACGCAAAAATGGGTTCATCAGATTATGAAACAAAAATACCTGGCAGCGCCCGACGGATTGTGCGGCAACGACGACATGGGACAAATGTCGGCGTGGTATATTTTTAGTGCCATGGGATTTTACCCTGTGGCACCGGGGCAAAATGTTTTTGCCATGGGAACTCCTTTGTTTGAAGAATTGACCTTGGATTTAGGTGAATTTTATAACGGGAATAAATTTACAGTTAAAGCCCGTAATGTTTCAGACGAGAATTTTTACATCCAGTCGGCTACGCTAAATGGCGAAAGTTATAACAATGCCTGGATTTCGCACGAAGACATTGTGCAGGGAGGTACCCTGGTTTTTGAAATGGGACCGCAGCCGAATAAAAAATGGGGGAGTAG
- a CDS encoding valine--tRNA ligase: MEIPSKYNPAKVEDKWYKYWMDNNYFHSTPDEREPYTIVIPPPNVTGVLHMGHMLNNTIQDILVRRARMTGKNACWVPGTDHASIATEAKVVNKLRAEGIDKYDLSREEFLKHAWDWTDKHGGIILEQLKKLGASCDWERTAFTMDEARSESVIKVFVDLFNKGLIYRGVRMVNWDPAAKTALSDEEVIYKEMQGKLYYLNYKIEGEDGFVTIATTRPETILGDTAVCVNPADERFSHLKGKRVLVPLVNRSVPIIEDEYVDMEFGTGCLKITPAHDINDYEIGLKHNLPTIDIFNDNGTLSEKAELFIGEDRFDVRDKIVPELENAGNLVKIEDYTNKVGFSERTDVIIEPKLSAQWFLKMDELVKPALENVMNDTIKFHPAKFKNIYNHWMSNIKDWCISRQLWWGHQIPVYYLPDGTFVCAETVEQALVLAKEKSGNSGLTAADLKQDEDALDTWFSSWLWPISVFDGIRDPENKEVNYYYPTSDLVTAPDIIFFWVARMIIAGYEYRDELPYKNVYFTGMVRDAQRRKMSKSLGNSPDPLDLIAKYGADGVRVGMLLCSPAGGDLLFDEGLPQQGAGFATKIWNAFRLVKNWEVSAEIEQPEHSKLAIEWFKNKLNEVVVLLNKQFDQFRVSEALMTVYTSVRDEFSGWLLEVVKPAYQQPVDAKTYNEVVELFDQMLRLMHPFTPFITEEIWQLLSERKEGESIMITQLPKAEKFDADLLLAFENVKEAISGIRKIRKDKNIPNKDLLELKIQKGDKGYEAVFDSVLTKMGNLSSLEAVSEEVKGAASFRVKSTNFYIPLEGFIDVEEELKKLEEELKYTKGFLNSVMKKLGNERFVNNAPEAVVAKEKAKQADAEAKIKVLEERIAGMK; this comes from the coding sequence ATGGAAATTCCGAGTAAATACAACCCGGCCAAAGTAGAAGACAAGTGGTATAAATACTGGATGGACAACAACTATTTCCATTCAACACCCGACGAACGTGAACCCTACACCATTGTCATACCACCACCTAATGTTACAGGTGTATTGCATATGGGGCACATGCTCAACAATACCATTCAGGATATTTTGGTTCGACGGGCTCGTATGACCGGTAAAAATGCCTGTTGGGTACCCGGAACCGACCATGCTTCAATTGCAACGGAAGCCAAAGTGGTAAATAAACTGCGTGCTGAAGGAATTGACAAATATGATCTTTCCCGTGAAGAGTTTTTAAAACATGCCTGGGACTGGACAGACAAACATGGCGGAATTATCCTTGAACAGTTAAAAAAACTGGGTGCTTCCTGCGACTGGGAACGCACTGCTTTTACCATGGACGAGGCCCGAAGTGAATCGGTAATTAAAGTTTTTGTTGACCTGTTTAACAAAGGACTGATTTATCGCGGCGTTCGGATGGTAAATTGGGATCCGGCTGCCAAAACAGCACTTTCCGACGAAGAAGTGATTTACAAGGAAATGCAGGGAAAACTGTATTACCTCAACTATAAAATTGAAGGAGAAGATGGTTTTGTAACAATCGCAACCACCCGCCCGGAGACTATTCTGGGCGATACCGCGGTTTGTGTAAATCCGGCTGACGAGCGTTTTTCTCACCTCAAAGGGAAACGCGTTTTGGTGCCGCTTGTTAACCGTTCTGTTCCAATTATCGAGGATGAATATGTGGACATGGAATTTGGAACCGGCTGTCTGAAAATCACACCTGCTCACGACATTAATGACTATGAAATTGGGCTAAAACACAATTTGCCTACCATCGATATTTTTAACGACAACGGAACATTAAGCGAAAAAGCCGAATTGTTTATTGGGGAAGATCGTTTTGATGTCAGAGATAAAATTGTTCCTGAACTGGAAAACGCCGGTAACCTGGTTAAAATTGAAGATTACACGAATAAAGTGGGGTTCTCGGAACGTACGGATGTGATTATCGAGCCAAAACTTTCGGCGCAGTGGTTCCTGAAAATGGATGAACTGGTAAAACCGGCACTGGAAAATGTGATGAACGACACCATCAAATTTCATCCGGCAAAATTTAAAAATATATACAACCATTGGATGAGTAACATCAAGGATTGGTGTATCAGCCGCCAGTTGTGGTGGGGGCATCAAATACCGGTATATTATTTACCCGATGGAACTTTTGTTTGTGCCGAGACTGTTGAACAAGCACTGGTGCTTGCAAAAGAAAAATCGGGTAATTCCGGTTTAACAGCAGCCGACCTGAAACAAGACGAGGACGCACTGGATACCTGGTTCTCAAGCTGGCTCTGGCCTATTTCCGTTTTTGACGGAATTCGTGATCCGGAAAACAAAGAAGTGAATTATTATTATCCGACTTCGGATTTAGTAACAGCGCCGGATATTATTTTCTTCTGGGTAGCACGAATGATTATTGCCGGCTATGAATACCGTGATGAACTTCCCTATAAAAATGTGTATTTCACAGGAATGGTTCGCGATGCGCAACGGAGGAAAATGTCAAAATCATTGGGAAATTCTCCTGACCCGCTGGACCTTATTGCCAAGTATGGTGCCGATGGAGTACGGGTTGGAATGTTACTTTGTTCTCCGGCAGGTGGCGATTTGCTTTTTGATGAAGGCTTACCTCAACAGGGAGCAGGATTTGCCACAAAAATATGGAATGCTTTCCGCCTGGTAAAAAACTGGGAAGTTTCTGCTGAAATAGAACAGCCGGAACACTCAAAACTGGCCATCGAATGGTTTAAAAATAAACTAAATGAAGTAGTCGTCCTGTTAAACAAACAGTTCGACCAATTTCGTGTTTCCGAGGCACTTATGACGGTTTACACATCAGTTCGCGACGAGTTTTCGGGCTGGCTGCTTGAAGTTGTAAAACCGGCTTACCAGCAACCTGTCGATGCAAAAACATACAACGAAGTAGTAGAATTGTTTGACCAGATGTTACGGTTGATGCATCCTTTTACTCCATTTATAACCGAAGAGATCTGGCAACTGTTAAGTGAGAGAAAAGAGGGTGAAAGCATTATGATAACCCAGCTTCCAAAGGCTGAAAAATTTGATGCTGATTTGCTTTTAGCTTTTGAAAATGTAAAAGAAGCCATTTCCGGTATTCGTAAAATCAGAAAGGATAAAAATATTCCGAATAAAGATTTGCTGGAATTAAAAATACAAAAAGGAGATAAAGGGTACGAAGCCGTTTTTGACAGTGTTCTGACAAAAATGGGCAACCTTTCGTCTCTCGAAGCAGTTAGTGAAGAGGTAAAAGGCGCTGCTTCTTTTCGCGTAAAATCAACAAACTTCTATATTCCTCTGGAAGGATTTATCGATGTGGAAGAAGAGCTGAAAAAGCTGGAAGAAGAACTGAAATATACAAAAGGCTTTCTTAATTCGGTGATGAAAAAACTGGGCAACGAACGTTTTGTCAACAATGCACCGGAAGCGGTGGTTGCAAAAGAAAAAGCAAAACAAGCCGATGCCGAAGCAAAAATAAAAGTACTGGAAGAACGGATTGCGGGGATGAAATAA
- a CDS encoding carboxypeptidase-like regulatory domain-containing protein, whose protein sequence is MAMKIINKTIFFFLLAVTLNGYTQDDVVVDPMLIRLQAKIISTADSSAVPYANIVNNRTHSGTITNADGFFSLEMLNIDSLVVSSVGYQKAVLKVPYNYNGNSVLVFLLKPMNYNLGEVQVKGERQNVDLGLETGKPTDIPVELRGDAFNEKPPVVAALFSPISFWQYHLSKREKQKREVRKAIALEKNWEMHSQNYNKEMVIFLTGMTEPQADSFMVWFNGKDVLPYTSNEYQVRASILEYFEIYKREGRLK, encoded by the coding sequence ATGGCAATGAAAATAATAAACAAAACTATATTCTTTTTTCTGCTGGCTGTTACACTCAATGGTTATACCCAGGATGATGTAGTAGTGGATCCGATGTTAATCCGGTTGCAGGCAAAAATTATCAGTACAGCTGACAGTTCTGCAGTGCCCTATGCAAACATTGTAAATAACCGTACCCACAGCGGAACCATCACAAATGCCGATGGCTTCTTCTCGCTCGAAATGTTAAACATTGATAGTTTGGTGGTATCCTCAGTTGGGTATCAAAAGGCGGTTTTAAAAGTGCCCTATAATTATAACGGGAACAGCGTTTTGGTTTTTCTGTTAAAACCAATGAATTACAATTTGGGAGAGGTTCAGGTAAAAGGGGAACGACAAAACGTGGATCTTGGACTGGAAACAGGCAAACCAACAGATATTCCTGTTGAATTGCGTGGCGATGCATTTAATGAAAAACCACCTGTGGTTGCGGCACTTTTTAGCCCGATCTCGTTCTGGCAATACCATTTAAGCAAACGCGAAAAACAAAAAAGGGAAGTAAGAAAAGCCATAGCCCTGGAAAAAAACTGGGAAATGCATTCACAAAATTACAACAAAGAAATGGTCATCTTCCTGACAGGGATGACTGAACCACAAGCTGACTCTTTTATGGTTTGGTTTAACGGGAAAGATGTATTGCCCTACACATCCAATGAATATCAGGTTCGTGCTTCTATTCTGGAATATTTCGAAATTTATAAGAGAGAAGGCAGGCTAAAATAA